Within the Armatimonadia bacterium genome, the region TGAGGAGTTCGACCGCGGACCGATCATCATCCAGGGCGTCGTACCCGTTCAGGGCGACGACACCGACGACGCTCTGGCGGCGCGAATCCTCACCGTCGAGCATCGCATCTACCCCCAGGCGATCCAGTGGTTCTCTCAGGGGAGGCTGCGAATCGAGGGACGACGGGTGCTCCTCGACGGTGAGCCGGTCAGCGGAACCAACAGCCTGATCTGGCCCCCGATCGAGTGGCAGTAGCTCGTCCGAAGAGTCCCCAACCAACCGAGTAACAGAAGAGCCGGACGGGTACGCGCACCCGCTGCAGCGCGCACTCGTCCGGCTTTGCCTTTCCTCATCCAGGCCCTACTGCTTGCCCTTGGGCCCGAGTTCCTTCACCACAAGCTCAATCCGCGACAGGTCGTTCGTCCCCATGCCCTGCTTGGCCGCCTCTGCGATGTGAACCGGCTCCGGGTTCCGCTGCAGGAGCCTCACGAGGCCGCGCTTCACCCGGCACATGTCAATGAGCTGCATGGCGACGGTGTCGACCGCCACAGGGTCCGTCCCGACCAGGATCGCGTAGTAGGGCTGTAGGTACTGGGGCTTGAAGGACGGCCCGCCTTCATACTGGATGGCCTTGGCGTCGCAGATGATCAGCCGCTGCTTCGTGCGGATGTTGGCGTCACGGCCCACGTCGATGATGGCCGGCGTGCAGTGGTTGACCTTGTGGAAGGCGTTCGGGTTGTCGATGCTGCCGAAGTGGTTCTTCAGCGCACAGGTCAGTCCGGCCCAGCAGTGGTCCTTCAGCACGGGCACATTCACCAGCGCCGTACACTGCCGGGAGACGATGCGGCTGAGCTTGTAGGCCGTGTCGCCGCGGAAGGTCTGACGCTCCTCGTAGCCCGGATTCCCCGACCCCGGTGGCCCGACCGTCCCATAGCACTGCACGTCGGAGCCACCCTTGTTGATCGTGTAGCCACCCTTCTCCAGGTCCCGGTCTTCCTTATCAAACACGATCACGTGGTTGCGCGGAATGCCGCACATGACCGCGCCGGCGGCAATCGCATCCACGATGTCCGGGTGCGGCACCACTCCCGCCGCGATGGCATTCAGCTTGACCCCGACGATGTCCTCTGGCTTGAGAAAGCGCCGCCAGGCCTCCTCGCGGGTGACTTCTCCGCCCACGAAGGCACGCACACCTTCATGAACCATCTCCGAGAAGATCCGCCGCACCACACTCTCTCCCGGCTCCGCAGCCAGCGCCAGGTTCCGCACCACGACGACCCGCGACTTACCCTCCTGGGCGAAGGCCGCCATGCCCGGCAGCCCGGCAGAGGACACCGCCGCGGCGGAAAGCGAAGCTCTCAGAAAACCTCGTCGATCCATGAGGCTACCTGCGATCAGTGCCCGACTCTCAGCGCCAACGTCCCGGGATCCGCAGACCGCACTCCGTGCATACCCCACTGTTCGGGTCGAAGGCCGTGAAAGTGGACTCGTAGTTATTGCGGTAGATCATCTTGGCACCGCACTTTGGACAGTAGCTCGACTCGCCCGGGTCTCCGGGCATGTTCCCCAGGTACACGTAGTGCAAGCCTGCGTCGAACCCTATCTTGCGCAGTCGTCGCAGCGTGTCGTTCGGCGTCGGCGCCACGTTCCGCAGCTTGTACTGCGGGAAGAACTTCGACACATGCAAGGGCGTGTCCGAGCCGCAGTTGTCGCGGATCCACTTGCACATGGCCGCGAACTCCTGGTCCTTGTCGTTGTAGCCGGGCACCACCAGGTTCGTCAGCTCCAGCCACACCTCCGGATGGCGCCGCACTCGCTTGATGTTGTTGAGCACCGTCGTGAGGTCGCCGCCCGTCATCGTCTTGTAGAAGTTCTCGCTGAAGCCCTTCAGGTCCACATTGATTGCGTCGACGTTGCAGCAGAGCTCCTCAAAGGCCGGTGAGCAGGCGTAGGCGGCCGTATGCACCGCCACCTTGATCCCCAGCGGTCGGGCGATGTTGGCCACGTCCAGCACGTACTCGATGACCTGCATCGGCTCGCTGTAGGTGAAGGTCACCGAGTTGTAGCCGTTCTGACGCAACTGCGCGACCAACCCCTGGGGCGACAGACTCTTGTTGTCGGAGGTCTCCGGCCGCGCCTTGGCAAACTGGGCGCTCTGACAGTACTTGCAGTCCAGGCTGCAGCCCGCGAACCCTAGCCCAATCGTCCACGTGCGAGGCAGGAAGTGGTAGAAGGGCCCCTTCTCCATGCGCTCCAGACGGATCTCGCAGGGCTTGCCGTAGACCTTCGAGATGTAGTACCCGTCCTCATTCTCGCGTGTCCCGCAGGTTCCCCTCTCGCCCGGCTGGATCACACAGCGGCTCGGGCACAGGTCGCACTCCGTCTCCTTGCCGCCCACTGCGTGCCAGAACAGCCCCTTGTGGTTCGAGACGTTCCCGATCTCTCCCCAGGGCAGAGAGGCTACCCGTTCGGTGAGAATCTCGCTGCCCAGCAGGGGCAGCATCCCCAGTCCTACCCCGGCACGGCCGCAGGTGCTC harbors:
- a CDS encoding DUF362 domain-containing protein; this translates as MDRRGFLRASLSAAAVSSAGLPGMAAFAQEGKSRVVVVRNLALAAEPGESVVRRIFSEMVHEGVRAFVGGEVTREEAWRRFLKPEDIVGVKLNAIAAGVVPHPDIVDAIAAGAVMCGIPRNHVIVFDKEDRDLEKGGYTINKGGSDVQCYGTVGPPGSGNPGYEERQTFRGDTAYKLSRIVSRQCTALVNVPVLKDHCWAGLTCALKNHFGSIDNPNAFHKVNHCTPAIIDVGRDANIRTKQRLIICDAKAIQYEGGPSFKPQYLQPYYAILVGTDPVAVDTVAMQLIDMCRVKRGLVRLLQRNPEPVHIAEAAKQGMGTNDLSRIELVVKELGPKGKQ
- the amrS gene encoding AmmeMemoRadiSam system radical SAM enzyme, giving the protein MADRELQRREFLSTCGRAGVGLGMLPLLGSEILTERVASLPWGEIGNVSNHKGLFWHAVGGKETECDLCPSRCVIQPGERGTCGTRENEDGYYISKVYGKPCEIRLERMEKGPFYHFLPRTWTIGLGFAGCSLDCKYCQSAQFAKARPETSDNKSLSPQGLVAQLRQNGYNSVTFTYSEPMQVIEYVLDVANIARPLGIKVAVHTAAYACSPAFEELCCNVDAINVDLKGFSENFYKTMTGGDLTTVLNNIKRVRRHPEVWLELTNLVVPGYNDKDQEFAAMCKWIRDNCGSDTPLHVSKFFPQYKLRNVAPTPNDTLRRLRKIGFDAGLHYVYLGNMPGDPGESSYCPKCGAKMIYRNNYESTFTAFDPNSGVCTECGLRIPGRWR